The Cronobacter sakazakii genome has a window encoding:
- the rpsN gene encoding 30S ribosomal protein S14, translating to MAKQSMKAREVKRVALAEKYFAKRAELKAIISDVNASDEDRWNAVLKLQTLPRDSSPSRQRNRCRQTGRPHAFLRKFGLSRIKVREAAMRGEIPGLKKASW from the coding sequence ATGGCTAAGCAATCAATGAAAGCACGCGAAGTAAAGCGCGTAGCTTTAGCTGAAAAATACTTCGCTAAACGCGCTGAACTGAAAGCGATCATTTCTGATGTGAACGCTTCCGACGAAGATCGTTGGAACGCTGTTCTGAAGCTGCAGACTCTGCCGCGTGATTCCAGCCCGTCTCGTCAGCGTAACCGCTGCCGTCAAACTGGTCGTCCGCACGCTTTCCTGCGGAAGTTCGGGTTGAGCCGTATCAAGGTCCGTGAAGCCGCTATGCGCGGTGAAATCCCGGGTCTGAAAAAGGCTAGCTGGTAA
- the rpsH gene encoding 30S ribosomal protein S8 yields MSMQDPIADMLTRIRNGQAANKAAVTMPSSKLKVAIANVLKEEGFIEDFKVEGDTKPELELTLKYFQGKAVVESIQRVSRPGLRIYKKKDELPKVMAGLGIAVISTSKGVMTDRAARQAGLGGEIICYVA; encoded by the coding sequence ATGAGCATGCAAGATCCGATCGCGGATATGCTGACCCGTATCCGTAACGGTCAGGCCGCGAACAAAGCTGCGGTCACCATGCCTTCCTCCAAGCTGAAAGTGGCAATCGCCAACGTGCTGAAGGAAGAAGGTTTTATTGAAGATTTTAAAGTTGAAGGCGACACCAAGCCGGAACTGGAACTGACTCTTAAGTATTTCCAGGGTAAAGCTGTTGTAGAAAGCATTCAGCGTGTCAGCCGCCCAGGTCTGCGCATCTATAAGAAAAAAGATGAGCTGCCGAAAGTTATGGCCGGCCTGGGTATCGCGGTTATTTCTACCTCTAAAGGTGTTATGACTGATCGTGCAGCGCGCCAGGCTGGTCTTGGTGGCGAAATTATCTGCTACGTAGCCTAA
- the rplF gene encoding 50S ribosomal protein L6 has translation MSRVAKAPVVIPAGVDVKLNGQVITIKGKNGELTRTLNDAVEVKHADNALTFGPRDGYADGWAQAGTARALLNSMVIGVTEGFTKKLQLVGVGYRAAIKGNVVNLSLGFSHPVDHQLPAGITAECPSQTEIVLKGADKQLIGQVAADLRAYRRPEPYKGKGVRYADEVVRTKEAKKK, from the coding sequence ATGTCTCGTGTTGCTAAAGCACCGGTCGTTATTCCTGCCGGCGTTGATGTAAAACTCAACGGTCAGGTTATCACGATCAAAGGTAAAAACGGCGAGCTGACTCGTACTCTCAACGATGCTGTTGAAGTTAAACATGCAGATAATGCTCTGACTTTCGGTCCGCGTGATGGTTACGCAGACGGTTGGGCTCAGGCTGGTACCGCGCGTGCCCTGCTGAATTCAATGGTTATCGGTGTTACCGAAGGCTTCACTAAGAAGCTGCAGCTGGTTGGTGTAGGTTATCGTGCAGCGATCAAAGGGAACGTAGTAAACCTGTCTCTGGGTTTCTCTCATCCTGTTGATCATCAGCTGCCTGCGGGTATCACTGCAGAATGTCCGTCTCAGACTGAAATCGTGCTGAAAGGCGCTGATAAACAGCTGATCGGCCAGGTTGCTGCTGACCTGCGCGCCTACCGTCGTCCTGAGCCTTATAAAGGCAAGGGTGTTCGTTACGCCGACGAAGTCGTGCGTACCAAAGAGGCTAAGAAGAAGTAA
- the rplR gene encoding 50S ribosomal protein L18 — protein sequence MDKKSARIRRATRARRKLKELGATRLVVHRTPRHIYAQVIAPNGSEVLVAASTVEKAIAEQLKYTGNKDAAAAVGKAVAERALEKGIKDVSFDRSGFQYHGRVQALADAAREAGLQF from the coding sequence ATGGATAAGAAATCTGCTCGTATCCGTCGTGCGACCCGCGCACGTCGCAAGCTCAAAGAGCTTGGTGCGACCCGCCTGGTGGTACATCGTACCCCGCGTCATATTTACGCACAGGTAATCGCCCCGAACGGTTCTGAAGTTCTGGTAGCCGCTTCTACTGTAGAAAAAGCTATCGCTGAGCAACTGAAGTACACTGGAAACAAAGACGCCGCTGCTGCAGTTGGTAAAGCTGTTGCTGAGCGCGCGCTGGAAAAAGGCATCAAAGATGTTTCTTTTGACCGCTCTGGTTTCCAATATCATGGTCGTGTCCAGGCACTGGCAGATGCTGCCCGTGAAGCTGGCCTTCAGTTCTAA
- the rpsE gene encoding 30S ribosomal protein S5 — MAHIEKQAGELQEKLIAVNRVSKTVKGGRIFSFTALTVVGDGNGRVGFGYGKAREVPAAIQKAMEKARRNMINVALNHGTLQHPVKGAHTGSRVFMQPASEGTGIIAGGAMRAVLEVAGVHNVLAKAYGSTNPINVVRATIDGLANMKSPEMVAAKRGKSVEEILG; from the coding sequence ATGGCTCACATCGAAAAACAAGCTGGCGAACTGCAGGAAAAGCTGATCGCGGTAAACCGCGTATCTAAAACCGTAAAAGGTGGTCGTATCTTTAGCTTCACCGCTCTGACTGTAGTCGGTGATGGCAACGGCCGCGTTGGTTTTGGTTACGGTAAAGCACGCGAAGTTCCGGCAGCGATCCAGAAAGCGATGGAAAAAGCTCGTCGCAATATGATTAACGTCGCGCTGAACCACGGCACCCTGCAGCACCCGGTTAAAGGTGCTCACACGGGTTCTCGTGTATTCATGCAGCCGGCTTCCGAAGGTACCGGTATCATCGCCGGTGGTGCAATGCGCGCCGTTCTGGAAGTCGCTGGGGTTCATAACGTTCTGGCTAAAGCCTATGGTTCCACTAACCCGATCAACGTGGTTCGTGCGACTATTGATGGCCTGGCCAACATGAAGTCCCCGGAAATGGTCGCTGCCAAGCGTGGTAAATCCGTTGAAGAAATTCTGGGGTAA
- the rpmD gene encoding 50S ribosomal protein L30 encodes MAKTIKITQTRSAIGRLPKHKATLLGLGLRRIGHTVEREDTPAVRGMVNAVSFMVKVEE; translated from the coding sequence ATGGCAAAGACTATTAAAATCACTCAAACCCGCAGTGCAATCGGTCGTCTGCCGAAACACAAGGCAACGCTGCTTGGCCTGGGTCTGCGTCGTATTGGTCACACCGTTGAGCGCGAGGATACTCCTGCTGTTCGCGGTATGGTCAACGCGGTTTCCTTCATGGTTAAAGTTGAGGAGTAA
- the rplO gene encoding 50S ribosomal protein L15 translates to MRLNTLSPAEGSKKAGKRLGRGIGSGLGKTGGRGHKGQKSRSGGGVRRGFEGGQMPLYRRLPKFGFTSRKAMITAEVRLSDLAKVEGDVVDLNTLKAANIIGIQIEFAKVILAGEVTRPVTVRGLRVTKGARAAIEAAGGKIEE, encoded by the coding sequence ATGCGTTTAAATACTCTGTCTCCGGCCGAAGGCTCCAAAAAGGCGGGTAAACGCCTGGGTCGTGGTATCGGTTCTGGCCTCGGTAAAACCGGTGGTCGTGGTCACAAAGGTCAGAAATCTCGTTCTGGCGGTGGCGTACGTCGCGGTTTCGAGGGTGGTCAGATGCCTCTGTACCGTCGTCTGCCGAAATTCGGTTTCACTTCTCGTAAAGCAATGATCACTGCAGAAGTTCGTCTGTCTGATCTGGCTAAAGTAGAAGGCGACGTAGTAGACCTGAACACGCTGAAAGCGGCAAACATTATCGGCATCCAGATCGAATTCGCGAAAGTGATTCTGGCTGGTGAAGTTACTCGTCCGGTAACTGTTCGTGGCCTGCGTGTGACTAAAGGCGCTCGTGCTGCTATCGAAGCTGCTGGCGGTAAAATCGAGGAATAA
- the secY gene encoding preprotein translocase subunit SecY has translation MAKQPGLDFQSAKGGLGELKRRLLFVIGALIVFRIGSFIPIPGIDAAVLAKLLEQQRGTIIEMFNMFSGGALSRASIFALGIMPYISASIIIQLLTVVHPTLAEMKKEGESGRRKISQYTRYGTLVLAIFQSIGIATGLPNMPGMQGLVINPGFAFYFTAVVSLVTGTMFLMWLGEQITERGIGNGISIIIFAGIVAGLPPAIGHTIEQARQGDLHFLLLLLVAVLVFAVTFFVVFVERGQRRIVVNYAKRQQGRRVYAAQSTHLPLKVNMAGVIPAIFASSIILFPATIASWFGGGTGWNWLTTISLYLQPGQPLYVLLYASAIIFFCFFYTALVFNPRETADNLKKSGAFVPGIRPGEQTAKYIDKVMTRLTLVGALYITFICLIPEFMRDAMKVPFYFGGTSLLIVVVVIMDFMAQVQTLMMSSQYESALKKANLKGYGR, from the coding sequence ATGGCTAAACAACCGGGATTAGATTTTCAAAGTGCCAAAGGTGGCCTTGGCGAGCTGAAACGCAGACTGCTGTTTGTTATCGGTGCGCTGATTGTGTTCCGAATTGGCTCTTTTATTCCAATCCCTGGTATTGATGCCGCTGTACTTGCCAAACTGCTTGAGCAACAGCGTGGCACCATCATTGAAATGTTCAACATGTTCTCTGGTGGTGCTCTTAGCCGTGCTTCTATTTTCGCTCTGGGTATTATGCCGTATATTTCGGCCTCTATTATTATCCAGCTGTTGACCGTCGTTCACCCGACGCTGGCAGAAATGAAGAAAGAAGGGGAGTCTGGTCGTCGTAAGATCAGCCAGTACACCCGCTACGGTACTCTGGTGCTGGCAATATTTCAGTCGATCGGTATCGCTACCGGTCTGCCGAATATGCCTGGTATGCAAGGCCTGGTAATTAATCCGGGCTTTGCATTCTATTTCACCGCTGTTGTGAGTCTGGTTACCGGGACAATGTTCCTGATGTGGCTGGGCGAACAGATTACTGAACGCGGTATCGGTAACGGTATCTCAATCATAATCTTCGCTGGTATCGTTGCGGGACTTCCGCCGGCCATTGGCCATACCATCGAGCAAGCGCGGCAAGGCGACCTGCACTTCCTCCTGTTGCTGTTGGTTGCAGTATTAGTATTCGCAGTGACTTTCTTTGTTGTGTTTGTTGAGCGTGGTCAGCGCCGTATCGTCGTTAACTATGCGAAACGTCAGCAAGGTCGTCGTGTCTATGCTGCACAGAGCACACATTTACCGCTGAAAGTGAACATGGCTGGGGTTATTCCGGCGATTTTCGCTTCCAGTATTATTCTGTTCCCGGCGACCATCGCGTCATGGTTCGGGGGCGGTACTGGTTGGAACTGGCTGACAACAATTTCGCTGTATTTGCAGCCTGGGCAACCGCTTTATGTGTTACTCTATGCGTCTGCAATCATCTTCTTCTGTTTCTTCTACACGGCGTTGGTTTTCAACCCGCGTGAGACAGCAGATAACCTGAAGAAGTCCGGTGCATTTGTACCAGGAATTCGTCCGGGAGAACAAACGGCGAAGTATATCGATAAAGTAATGACACGCCTGACTCTGGTTGGCGCGCTGTATATTACTTTCATTTGCCTGATCCCGGAGTTCATGCGTGATGCAATGAAAGTTCCGTTCTATTTCGGTGGGACGTCCTTACTTATCGTTGTTGTTGTCATCATGGACTTTATGGCTCAAGTGCAAACTCTGATGATGTCTAGTCAGTATGAGTCTGCATTGAAGAAAGCGAACCTCAAAGGCTATGGCCGTTAA
- the rpmJ gene encoding 50S ribosomal protein L36: MKVRASVKKLCRNCKIVKRDGVIRVICSAEPKHKQRQG, from the coding sequence ATGAAAGTTCGTGCTTCCGTCAAGAAACTATGCCGTAACTGCAAAATCGTTAAGCGTGATGGCGTCATCCGTGTGATTTGCAGTGCCGAGCCGAAGCATAAACAGCGTCAAGGCTGA
- the rpsM gene encoding 30S ribosomal protein S13 has translation MARIAGINIPDHKHAVIALTSIYGIGKTRSKAILAAVGFAEDVKISELSEEQIDTLRDEVAKFVVEGDLRREVSMSIKRLMDLGCYRGLRHRRGLPVRGQRTKTNARTRKGPRKPIKK, from the coding sequence GTGGCCCGTATAGCAGGCATTAACATTCCTGATCATAAGCATGCCGTAATCGCATTAACTTCGATCTACGGTATCGGCAAAACCCGTTCTAAAGCTATCCTGGCTGCAGTGGGTTTCGCTGAGGATGTTAAGATCAGTGAGCTGTCTGAAGAACAAATCGACACGCTGCGTGACGAAGTTGCCAAATTTGTCGTTGAAGGTGATCTGCGCCGTGAAGTGAGTATGAGCATCAAGCGCCTGATGGATCTTGGTTGCTATCGCGGTTTGCGTCATCGTCGTGGTCTCCCGGTTCGCGGTCAGCGTACCAAGACCAACGCACGTACCCGTAAGGGTCCGCGCAAACCGATCAAGAAATAA
- the rpsK gene encoding 30S ribosomal protein S11, with protein MAKAPVRARKRVRKQVSDGVAHIHASFNNTIVTITDRQGNALGWATAGGSGFRGSRKSTPFAAQVAAERCAEAVKEYGIKNLEVMVKGPGPGRESTIRALNAAGFRITNITDVTPIPHNGCRPPKKRRV; from the coding sequence ATGGCAAAGGCACCAGTTCGTGCACGTAAACGTGTAAGAAAACAAGTCTCTGACGGCGTGGCTCATATCCATGCTTCTTTCAACAACACCATCGTTACTATTACTGATCGTCAAGGTAACGCTCTGGGTTGGGCAACTGCCGGTGGTTCCGGTTTCCGTGGTTCTCGCAAATCCACTCCGTTCGCAGCTCAGGTTGCAGCAGAGCGTTGCGCAGAAGCCGTGAAAGAATACGGTATCAAGAACCTGGAAGTTATGGTTAAGGGACCGGGTCCGGGCCGCGAATCTACTATTCGTGCTCTGAACGCCGCTGGTTTCCGCATCACTAATATTACTGATGTGACTCCGATCCCTCACAACGGTTGTCGTCCGCCGAAAAAACGTCGCGTATAA
- the rpsD gene encoding 30S ribosomal protein S4 translates to MARYLGPKLKLSRREGTDLFLKSGVRAIDTKCKIEQAPGQHGARKPRLSDYGVQLREKQKVRRIYGVLERQFRNYYKEAARLKGNTGENLLALLEGRLDNVVYRMGFGATRAEARQLVSHKAIMVNGRVVNIASYQVSPNDVVSVREKAKKQSRVKAALELAEQREKPTWLEVDAGKMEGTFKRKPERTDLSADINEHLIVELYSK, encoded by the coding sequence ATGGCAAGATATTTGGGTCCTAAGCTCAAGCTGAGCCGTCGCGAGGGCACAGACCTGTTCCTTAAGTCTGGCGTTCGCGCGATCGATACCAAGTGTAAAATTGAACAAGCTCCTGGCCAGCACGGTGCGCGTAAACCGCGTCTGTCTGACTATGGTGTGCAGTTGCGTGAAAAGCAAAAAGTTCGCCGTATCTACGGTGTGCTGGAGCGTCAGTTCCGTAACTACTATAAAGAAGCCGCGCGTCTGAAAGGCAACACCGGTGAAAACCTGTTGGCTCTGCTGGAAGGTCGTCTGGACAACGTTGTATACCGTATGGGCTTCGGCGCCACTCGTGCAGAAGCACGTCAGCTGGTTAGCCACAAAGCCATCATGGTAAACGGTCGTGTTGTTAACATCGCTTCTTACCAGGTTAGTCCGAACGACGTAGTCAGCGTTCGTGAGAAAGCGAAAAAGCAGTCTCGCGTGAAAGCCGCTCTGGAGCTGGCTGAGCAGCGTGAAAAGCCAACCTGGCTGGAAGTTGATGCTGGCAAGATGGAAGGTACCTTCAAGCGTAAGCCTGAGCGCACCGATCTGTCTGCGGACATTAACGAACACCTGATCGTCGAGCTTTACTCCAAGTAA
- a CDS encoding DNA-directed RNA polymerase subunit alpha, which produces MQGSVTEFLKPRLVDIEQVSSTHAKVTLEPLERGFGHTLGNALRRILLSSMPGCAVTEVEIDGVLHEYSTKEGVQEDILEILLNLKGLAVRVQGKDEVVLTLNKSGIGPVTAADITHDGDVEIVKPQHVICHLTDENASISMRIKVQRGRGYVPASARIHSEEDERPIGRLLVDACYSPVERIAYNVEAARVEQRTDLDKLVIEMETNGTIDPEEAIRRAATILAEQLEAFVDLRDVRQPEVKEEKPEFDPILLRPVDDLELTVRSANCLKAEAIHYIGDLVQRTEVELLKTPNLGKKSLTEIKDVLASRGLSLGMRLENWPPASIADE; this is translated from the coding sequence ATGCAGGGTTCTGTGACAGAGTTTCTAAAACCGCGCCTGGTAGATATCGAGCAAGTGAGTTCGACGCACGCCAAGGTGACCCTTGAGCCTTTAGAGCGTGGCTTTGGCCATACTCTGGGTAACGCACTGCGCCGTATTCTGCTTTCATCGATGCCGGGTTGCGCGGTGACCGAGGTTGAGATTGATGGTGTACTGCACGAGTACAGCACCAAAGAAGGCGTTCAGGAAGATATCCTGGAAATCCTGCTCAACCTGAAAGGGCTGGCGGTGAGAGTTCAGGGTAAAGATGAAGTCGTACTTACTCTGAATAAATCTGGCATTGGCCCTGTAACCGCAGCCGACATCACCCACGACGGTGATGTCGAAATCGTCAAGCCGCAGCACGTGATCTGCCACCTGACCGATGAAAACGCATCTATCAGCATGCGTATCAAAGTTCAGCGCGGTCGTGGTTATGTGCCGGCGTCTGCCCGAATTCATTCGGAAGAAGATGAGCGCCCAATCGGCCGTCTGCTGGTCGACGCTTGCTACAGCCCTGTAGAACGTATCGCCTACAATGTTGAAGCAGCGCGTGTAGAACAGCGTACCGACCTGGACAAGCTGGTCATCGAAATGGAAACCAACGGCACAATCGATCCTGAAGAGGCGATTCGTCGTGCGGCGACCATTCTGGCTGAACAACTTGAAGCTTTCGTTGACTTACGTGATGTACGTCAGCCGGAAGTTAAAGAAGAGAAACCAGAATTCGATCCGATCCTGCTGCGCCCTGTTGACGATCTGGAATTGACTGTCCGCTCTGCTAACTGCCTTAAGGCAGAAGCTATCCACTATATCGGTGATCTGGTACAGCGTACCGAGGTTGAGCTGCTCAAAACGCCTAACCTTGGTAAAAAATCTCTTACTGAGATTAAAGACGTGCTGGCCTCCCGTGGTCTGTCTCTGGGCATGCGCCTGGAAAACTGGCCACCGGCAAGCATTGCTGACGAGTAA
- the rplQ gene encoding 50S ribosomal protein L17 yields MRHRKSGRQLNRNSSHRQAMFRNMAGSLVRHEIIKTTLPKAKELRRVVEPLITLAKTDSVANRRLAFARTRDNEIVAKLFNELGPRFASRAGGYTRILKCGFRAGDNAPMAYIELVDRAEPQAEAAAE; encoded by the coding sequence ATGCGCCATCGTAAGAGTGGTCGTCAACTGAACCGCAACAGCAGCCATCGCCAGGCTATGTTCCGCAACATGGCAGGTTCTCTGGTTCGTCATGAAATCATCAAGACGACCCTGCCGAAAGCGAAAGAGCTGCGTCGCGTAGTTGAGCCGCTGATTACTCTTGCCAAGACTGATAGCGTTGCTAATCGTCGTCTGGCATTCGCCCGCACTCGTGATAACGAGATCGTGGCAAAACTGTTTAACGAGCTGGGCCCGCGTTTCGCGAGCCGTGCCGGTGGTTACACTCGCATTCTGAAGTGTGGCTTCCGTGCTGGTGACAACGCTCCGATGGCATACATCGAGCTGGTTGATCGCGCCGAGCCGCAAGCAGAAGCAGCTGCAGAGTAA
- a CDS encoding DUF1992 domain-containing protein gives MWLMDQWAERHILEAQQKGEFDNLPGTGEPLVLDDDSHLSPELRVGYRLLKNAGFLPPELEARKEALMLNDLLAEINEHHPDYHHVCKRLTVLELKLKQAGLSTDFLHGSYARAVASKMEEQ, from the coding sequence ATGTGGTTAATGGACCAGTGGGCTGAGCGCCATATTCTTGAAGCCCAACAAAAAGGCGAATTCGACAATCTACCCGGCACTGGCGAGCCGTTAGTGCTGGATGACGATTCACATCTTTCCCCGGAACTACGCGTGGGTTACCGACTGCTGAAAAATGCAGGCTTTCTTCCTCCCGAACTTGAGGCGCGCAAAGAAGCGCTTATGCTTAACGATCTGCTGGCGGAGATTAACGAGCATCACCCGGATTACCACCACGTTTGTAAAAGACTGACGGTACTTGAGCTGAAGTTAAAACAAGCCGGGCTTAGCACCGACTTTTTACATGGCAGTTATGCCCGCGCCGTCGCCAGTAAAATGGAGGAGCAATAA
- the zntR gene encoding Zn(2+)-responsive transcriptional regulator, with the protein MYRIGELARLADVTPDTVRYYEKQKMMEHEVRTEGGFRLYTENDLRRLRFIRHARQLGFTLEAIRELLSIRIDPEHHTCQESKSIVQARLHEVDSRIQELQNMRLSLQKLNDACCGTAHSSVYCSILETLEQGANGENGQH; encoded by the coding sequence ATGTACCGTATCGGAGAGCTTGCTCGTCTGGCTGACGTCACGCCTGACACCGTGCGTTATTATGAAAAACAAAAGATGATGGAGCATGAAGTCCGCACCGAAGGTGGTTTCCGGCTCTATACAGAAAACGATTTGCGGCGCCTGCGCTTTATCAGACACGCGCGGCAGCTCGGCTTTACGCTTGAGGCGATACGTGAGCTGTTATCGATCCGAATTGATCCTGAGCATCACACCTGTCAGGAGTCCAAAAGCATTGTCCAGGCGCGCCTGCATGAAGTGGACAGCCGGATACAGGAATTACAAAACATGCGCCTTTCGCTGCAAAAGCTAAATGATGCGTGCTGCGGAACGGCACACAGCAGTGTTTATTGCTCGATCCTGGAGACACTCGAGCAAGGCGCCAATGGAGAGAACGGCCAACATTGA
- a CDS encoding alternative ribosome-rescue factor A, with protein MNRYKHTKGLIQDNAIEALLHDPLFRQRVEKNQKGKGSYQRKAKHGKKGNWEASGKQANRFFTTGLLLSGTVKDDVRSVVSANHGFR; from the coding sequence ATGAACCGGTACAAACATACGAAAGGGCTAATTCAGGATAACGCGATTGAGGCCCTGCTGCATGATCCACTGTTTCGCCAGCGCGTTGAAAAGAATCAAAAAGGCAAAGGCAGCTATCAGCGTAAAGCGAAACACGGCAAGAAAGGTAACTGGGAGGCCAGTGGCAAACAAGCAAATCGCTTTTTTACCACTGGCCTTCTGCTTTCAGGAACGGTTAAGGACGATGTTCGTTCTGTTGTTTCAGCAAATCACGGATTTCGGTGA
- the mscL gene encoding large-conductance mechanosensitive channel protein MscL codes for MSFFKEFREFAMRGNVVDLAVGVIIGAAFGKIVSSLVADIIMPPLGLLIGGIDFKQFALTLRPAVGDTPAVIMHYGVFIQNVFDFVIVAFAIFLAIKVINKLHQKKPKEAPGPSKEEVLLTEIRDLLKQQNEHRP; via the coding sequence ATGAGCTTTTTTAAAGAATTTCGTGAATTCGCGATGCGCGGAAATGTGGTGGATTTGGCAGTGGGTGTCATTATCGGTGCGGCTTTCGGTAAGATTGTCTCATCACTTGTTGCCGATATCATTATGCCGCCGCTGGGCTTATTGATTGGGGGTATCGACTTTAAGCAATTCGCTTTGACGTTACGTCCTGCTGTTGGCGATACGCCAGCGGTCATCATGCATTATGGCGTGTTTATTCAGAACGTATTCGACTTTGTCATCGTTGCCTTTGCTATTTTCCTGGCCATTAAGGTGATTAATAAATTACACCAGAAAAAACCGAAGGAAGCGCCGGGCCCCAGCAAAGAAGAAGTATTACTCACCGAAATCCGTGATTTGCTGAAACAACAGAACGAACATCGTCCTTAA
- the trkA gene encoding Trk system potassium transporter TrkA — MKIIILGAGQVGGTLAENLVGENNDITVVDTNSDRLRVLQDKFDLRVVQGHGSHPRVLREAGADDADMLVAVTSSDETNMIACQVAYSLFNTPNRIARIRAPDYVRDAERLFTPEAVPIDHLIAPEQLVIDNIYRLIEYPGALQVVNFAEGKVSLAVVKAYYGGPLVGNALSTMREHMPHIDTRVAAIFRHDRPIRPQGSTIVEAGDEVFFIAASQHIRAVMSELQRLEKPYKRIMLVGGGNIGAGLAQRLEKDYSVKLIERDQQRAAELAEKLQHTIVFYGDASDQELLAEEHIDQVDLFIAVTNDDEANIMSAMLAKRMGAKKVMVLIQRRAYVDLVQGSVIDIAISPQQATISALLGHVRKADIVSVSSLRRGVAEAIEAVAHGDETTSRVVGRVIDDIKLPPGTIIGAVVRGNDVMIANDNLRIEQGDHVIMFLTDKKFVTDVERLFQPSPFFL, encoded by the coding sequence ATGAAAATTATCATTTTGGGTGCCGGTCAGGTGGGCGGCACCCTGGCGGAAAACCTGGTGGGCGAGAATAACGACATTACCGTTGTCGATACCAACAGCGATCGCCTTCGCGTCCTTCAGGATAAGTTTGACCTGCGCGTTGTGCAGGGACACGGCTCCCATCCACGCGTTCTGCGTGAAGCCGGTGCCGATGACGCTGATATGCTGGTCGCGGTCACGAGCTCAGATGAAACTAATATGATTGCCTGTCAGGTGGCGTATTCGCTTTTCAATACGCCTAACCGCATCGCACGTATCCGCGCACCAGATTATGTTCGGGATGCCGAGCGCCTGTTCACCCCTGAAGCCGTGCCCATCGACCACCTCATCGCCCCGGAGCAGCTGGTCATTGATAATATTTACCGGCTGATTGAATATCCGGGCGCGCTGCAGGTAGTGAATTTCGCCGAAGGTAAAGTTAGCCTCGCGGTAGTGAAAGCTTATTATGGCGGGCCGCTGGTCGGCAATGCGCTGTCGACCATGCGCGAACATATGCCACATATCGACACCCGCGTAGCCGCTATTTTTCGCCACGACAGGCCAATCCGGCCGCAAGGATCGACCATTGTGGAAGCCGGCGATGAAGTCTTTTTTATCGCCGCATCTCAGCATATCCGCGCCGTTATGAGCGAACTTCAGCGCCTTGAAAAGCCGTATAAACGCATCATGCTGGTCGGCGGCGGTAACATCGGCGCAGGGCTCGCGCAGCGGCTGGAAAAAGACTACAGCGTTAAGCTTATCGAACGCGATCAGCAACGCGCCGCGGAACTTGCCGAGAAACTTCAGCATACGATCGTTTTTTATGGCGATGCGTCGGATCAGGAACTGCTCGCGGAAGAGCATATCGATCAGGTTGATCTTTTTATCGCCGTCACGAACGATGACGAAGCGAATATTATGTCCGCCATGCTCGCCAAACGTATGGGCGCTAAAAAAGTCATGGTGCTTATTCAGCGCCGCGCTTATGTGGATCTTGTTCAGGGAAGCGTGATCGACATTGCTATCTCGCCACAGCAAGCCACCATTTCCGCGCTGCTCGGCCATGTGCGCAAGGCCGATATCGTCAGCGTATCCTCACTTCGCCGCGGTGTGGCTGAAGCTATCGAAGCCGTGGCGCACGGCGACGAAACGACCTCAAGGGTTGTCGGGCGGGTCATTGATGATATTAAACTGCCGCCAGGCACTATCATTGGCGCCGTCGTGCGCGGTAATGATGTGATGATTGCCAATGACAATTTACGCATTGAGCAAGGCGATCACGTGATTATGTTCCTGACCGATAAAAAATTCGTTACGGATGTTGAGCGCCTGTTCCAGCCGAGTCCGTTCTTTTTATAA